A part of Streptomyces sp. NBC_01451 genomic DNA contains:
- the cseC gene encoding two-component system sensor histidine kinase CseC: protein MLSRERRIIPFSRFTGIHTGLRWKLSAAIALVGALVAVTLSLVVHNAARVSMLDSARDLADERVLIGQSNYNLSGRPNFPGIKVDDPNLPEELREKAAQGRRATYVTDRPDGVPDIWAAVPLKDGHIMSLHTGFTDRSTDIMADLDQALIIGSIAVVLGGSALGVLIGAQLSRRLRKAAAAANQVARGETDVRVRDAIGGVVRDETDDLARAVDAMADTLRQRLEAERRVTADIAHELRTPVTGLLTAAELLPPGRPTELVLDRAQAMRTLVEDVLEVARLDGASERAELQDIMLGEFVARRVLAKDPEIAVHVVHESEVTTDPRRLERVLFNLLANAARHGKAPIEVSVEGRVIRVRDHGTGFPEDLLAEGPSRFRTGSSDRSGHGHGLGLTIAAGQARVLGARLTFRNIRPPGAPEHVPAEGAVAVLWLPEHAPTNTGSYPMLPRKSG from the coding sequence ATGCTCTCCAGAGAGAGGCGAATCATCCCGTTCAGCCGGTTCACGGGCATCCACACCGGCCTCAGATGGAAGCTGAGCGCAGCCATCGCGCTGGTCGGCGCGCTCGTGGCGGTCACGCTCAGCCTGGTCGTGCACAACGCGGCCCGGGTCTCGATGCTGGACAGCGCGCGCGACCTCGCGGACGAACGCGTCCTGATCGGGCAGAGCAACTACAACCTGTCGGGGCGGCCCAACTTCCCCGGCATCAAGGTCGACGACCCGAACCTGCCCGAGGAACTGCGGGAGAAGGCCGCGCAGGGCCGCCGGGCGACCTATGTGACCGACCGGCCGGACGGGGTGCCGGACATCTGGGCGGCCGTACCGCTCAAGGACGGGCACATCATGTCGCTGCACACCGGGTTCACCGACCGCAGTACGGACATCATGGCCGACCTCGACCAGGCGCTGATCATCGGCTCGATCGCCGTCGTCCTCGGCGGCAGCGCGCTCGGTGTGCTCATCGGCGCGCAGCTGTCGCGCCGGCTGCGCAAGGCGGCGGCTGCCGCCAACCAGGTCGCGAGGGGCGAGACGGACGTACGGGTGCGGGACGCCATCGGCGGTGTCGTACGGGACGAGACCGACGACCTCGCCCGGGCGGTGGACGCGATGGCGGACACGCTGCGGCAGCGGCTGGAGGCGGAACGGCGGGTCACCGCCGACATCGCGCACGAGTTGCGTACGCCGGTGACGGGCCTGCTGACGGCCGCCGAACTCCTCCCGCCCGGGCGCCCGACCGAGTTGGTCCTGGACCGGGCGCAGGCCATGCGCACGCTGGTCGAGGACGTCCTGGAGGTGGCCCGTCTCGACGGCGCGTCGGAGCGGGCCGAGTTGCAGGACATCATGCTGGGCGAGTTCGTGGCCCGGCGGGTGCTCGCGAAGGACCCGGAGATCGCCGTGCACGTGGTGCACGAGTCGGAGGTCACGACCGATCCGCGCCGGCTGGAGCGCGTGCTGTTCAACCTGCTGGCCAACGCCGCACGGCACGGCAAGGCACCCATAGAGGTGTCGGTCGAGGGCCGGGTCATCCGCGTGCGCGACCACGGCACCGGCTTCCCCGAGGACCTGCTGGCGGAGGGACCGAGCCGCTTCCGTACGGGAAGCAGCGACCGTTCGGGACACGGCCACGGCCTCGGTCTCACCATCGCCGCAGGCCAGGCCCGAGTCCTGGGCGCCCGCCTCACGTTCCGCAACATCCGCCCACCGGGCGCCCCGGAACACGTCCCCGCCGAGGGCGCGGTCGCAGTCCTGTGGCTCCCGGAACACGCCCCGACCAACACGGGCAGCTACCCGATGCTGCCGCGCAAGAGCGGCTGA
- a CDS encoding TetR/AcrR family transcriptional regulator has product MTSAAPRRRGRPSRTDTADAPAARDRILTAAREEFAERGYDKTSVRGIAKAAGVDSALVHHYFGTKEQVFEASIEVAAGPLLSAPGSIAEGPLDGVGERLARFFFGVWENPATRKALLAIVRSAMNNEAAAGVFRRLISTQLLRRVAAQLDLPDAELRAELAAAQLVGIAMLRYVIKVEPLASANPELIIERVAPAIQAHLAGPAR; this is encoded by the coding sequence GTGACCAGCGCCGCCCCCCGCCGCCGGGGACGCCCCTCCCGTACGGACACCGCGGACGCCCCCGCCGCCCGCGACCGCATCCTGACGGCGGCCCGCGAGGAGTTCGCCGAACGGGGTTACGACAAGACGTCCGTACGCGGCATCGCCAAGGCCGCGGGAGTGGACTCGGCCCTCGTCCACCACTACTTCGGCACCAAGGAACAGGTCTTCGAGGCGTCGATCGAGGTGGCCGCCGGCCCTCTCCTCAGCGCTCCCGGCTCGATCGCCGAGGGCCCGCTCGACGGCGTCGGCGAGCGCCTGGCCCGCTTCTTCTTCGGAGTCTGGGAGAACCCGGCCACCCGCAAGGCCCTCCTCGCGATCGTCCGCTCCGCCATGAACAACGAGGCAGCGGCCGGCGTATTCCGCCGCCTGATCTCCACCCAGCTCCTCCGCCGAGTGGCCGCGCAGCTGGACCTCCCGGACGCGGAACTCCGCGCCGAACTGGCGGCAGCCCAGCTGGTGGGCATCGCGATGCTGCGCTACGTGATCAAGGTCGAGCCCCTGGCTTCGGCGAACCCGGAGCTGATCATCGAAAGAGTGGCTCCCGCGATCCAGGCCCACCTGGCCGGCCCCGCCCGTTAG
- the radA gene encoding DNA repair protein RadA, with protein sequence MAVRTKTAKDRPSYRCTECGWQTAKWLGRCSECQAWGTVEEYGAPAVRTTAPGRVTTSAVPIGQVDVRQATARSTGVPELDRVLGGGLVPGAVVLVAGEPGVGKSTLLLDVAAKSASDEHRTLYITGEESASQVRLRADRIKAIDDHLFLAAETDLAAVLGHLEAVKPSLLILDSVQTVASPEIDGAAGGMAQVREVAGALIRASKERGMSTLLVGHVTKDGAIAGPRLLEHLVDVVLSFEGDRHARLRLVRGVKNRYGTTDEVGCFELHDEGITGLADPSGLFLTRRAEPVPGTCLTVTLEGRRPLVVEVQALTVDSQIPSPRRTTSGLETSRVSMMLAVLEQRGRISALGKRDIYSATVGGVKLSEPAADLAIALALASAASDTPLPKNLVAIGEVGLAGEVRRVTGVQRRLSEAHRLGFTHALVPSDPGKIPAGMKVIEVADMGDALRVLPRSRRREAPRDDEDRR encoded by the coding sequence ATGGCTGTTCGTACGAAGACCGCTAAGGACCGTCCGTCCTACCGCTGCACCGAGTGCGGCTGGCAGACGGCCAAGTGGCTCGGCCGCTGCTCCGAGTGCCAGGCGTGGGGCACGGTCGAGGAGTACGGCGCGCCCGCGGTCCGTACGACGGCACCGGGCCGGGTCACCACCTCCGCGGTCCCCATCGGACAGGTCGACGTCCGCCAGGCCACCGCCCGCAGCACCGGTGTGCCCGAACTGGACCGCGTACTGGGCGGCGGGCTCGTCCCGGGTGCCGTCGTTCTCGTGGCCGGTGAGCCGGGCGTGGGCAAGTCGACGCTCCTCCTCGACGTCGCGGCGAAGTCGGCGAGCGACGAGCACCGCACGCTCTACATCACGGGTGAGGAGTCCGCGAGCCAGGTCCGGCTGCGCGCCGACCGCATCAAGGCGATCGACGACCATCTGTTCCTGGCCGCGGAGACGGACCTCGCGGCGGTGCTGGGCCACCTGGAAGCCGTGAAACCGTCCCTCCTGATCCTCGACTCCGTCCAGACGGTGGCCTCGCCGGAGATCGACGGCGCGGCGGGCGGCATGGCGCAGGTCCGCGAGGTCGCCGGGGCACTGATCCGCGCCTCCAAGGAGCGCGGCATGTCGACGCTCCTGGTGGGCCATGTCACCAAGGACGGCGCGATCGCCGGCCCGCGCCTGCTGGAACACCTGGTGGACGTGGTCCTGTCGTTCGAGGGCGACCGGCACGCCCGCCTCCGTCTCGTCCGGGGCGTCAAGAACCGCTACGGCACGACGGACGAGGTCGGCTGCTTCGAACTGCACGACGAGGGCATCACGGGCCTCGCCGACCCGAGCGGCCTGTTCCTGACCCGGCGCGCCGAACCGGTGCCGGGGACCTGCCTGACCGTCACCCTGGAGGGCCGCCGCCCGCTCGTCGTCGAGGTCCAGGCGCTCACCGTCGACTCGCAGATCCCCTCCCCCAGGCGGACGACGTCGGGCCTGGAGACGTCCCGGGTCTCGATGATGCTCGCGGTTCTCGAACAACGGGGCAGGATCAGCGCGCTCGGAAAGCGGGACATCTATTCGGCGACGGTCGGCGGGGTGAAGCTCTCCGAACCGGCCGCGGACCTCGCGATCGCCCTCGCGCTGGCCTCCGCCGCGAGCGACACCCCGCTGCCCAAGAACCTGGTCGCGATCGGCGAAGTGGGCCTTGCGGGCGAGGTCAGACGGGTGACGGGGGTCCAGCGCCGGCTGTCCGAAGCACACCGTCTGGGCTTCACCCACGCCCTCGTTCCCTCGGACCCCGGCAAGATCCCCGCCGGTATGAAGGTCATCGAAGTCGCCGACATGGGGGACGCGCTCCGAGTGCTTCCGCGGTCGCGTAGGCGAGAGGCCCCACGGGACGACGAGGACCGCCGGTAG
- a CDS encoding Ppx/GppA phosphatase family protein, which produces MRLGVLDVGSNTVHLLVVDAHPGARPLPAHSHKVELRLAQLLDDAGAIGPKGVDKLVAVIQDALQAAEDKGVVDLLPFATSAVREASNADDVLARVQAETGVELQVLSGSEEARLTFLAARRWFGWSAGKLLVLDIGGGSLEIAYGIDEQPDAAVSLPLGAGRLTAGWLPGDPPDPDDIRSLRRHVRAQIARTVGEFSRFGAPDHVVATSKTFKQLARLAGAARSTEGLYVQRELKRESLQTLVPELASMTTAERAALPGVSEGRANQLVAGALVAEAAMDLFAVKTLEVCPWALREGVILRRLDHMGTHMGTE; this is translated from the coding sequence ATGAGACTCGGTGTCCTCGACGTGGGATCGAACACGGTGCATCTGCTGGTGGTGGATGCGCACCCCGGCGCGCGCCCCCTGCCCGCGCATTCGCACAAGGTCGAGCTGAGGCTCGCCCAGCTCCTCGACGACGCCGGAGCCATCGGCCCCAAGGGGGTCGACAAACTCGTCGCGGTGATCCAGGACGCGCTCCAGGCCGCCGAGGACAAGGGCGTCGTGGACCTGCTGCCGTTCGCCACCTCCGCCGTGCGCGAGGCCAGCAACGCCGACGACGTCCTCGCGCGCGTGCAGGCCGAAACGGGAGTCGAGCTCCAGGTCCTGTCCGGCTCCGAGGAGGCCCGGCTCACCTTCCTCGCGGCCCGCCGCTGGTTCGGCTGGTCGGCCGGCAAGCTCCTCGTCCTCGACATCGGCGGCGGCTCCCTGGAGATCGCCTACGGCATCGACGAGCAGCCCGACGCCGCCGTCTCCCTCCCCCTCGGCGCCGGCCGCCTGACCGCCGGCTGGCTCCCCGGCGACCCGCCCGACCCCGACGACATCAGGTCCCTGCGCCGCCATGTACGCGCCCAGATCGCCCGTACGGTGGGCGAGTTCAGCCGATTCGGCGCCCCGGACCACGTCGTCGCCACCTCGAAGACGTTCAAGCAGCTCGCCCGCCTGGCCGGGGCGGCCCGCTCCACGGAGGGTCTCTACGTCCAGCGCGAGCTGAAGCGCGAGTCCCTTCAGACGCTGGTCCCCGAACTCGCCTCCATGACGACAGCGGAACGCGCGGCCCTCCCCGGAGTCTCGGAGGGCCGGGCCAACCAGCTCGTCGCGGGCGCCCTGGTGGCCGAGGCCGCGATGGACCTCTTCGCCGTGAAAACCCTGGAGGTCTGCCCCTGGGCCCTCCGGGAGGGCGTGATCCTCCGCCGCCTCGACCACATGGGCACCCACATGGGCACGGAGTAG
- a CDS encoding A/G-specific adenine glycosylase, translating into MTAPTKPPHRDAGPTPLQHPRPPSPATDGTPLHSPVIDWFDDHARDLPWRRPDAGPWGVMVSEFMLQQTPVIRVLPVYEQWLARWPRPADLAAAPSGEAVRAWGRLGYPRRALRLHGAAVAITERHGGDVPTEHAQLLALPGIGEYTAAAVASFAYGQRHAVLDTNVRRVLARAVTGVQYPPNATTAAERKLARALLPDDESTAARWAAASMELGALVCTARNESCHRCPIAAQCAWRLAGKPEHEGPARRGQTYAGTDRQVRGKLLAVLREAHTPVPQAALDDVWHEPVQRARALDGLVSDGLVEPLPGGLYRLPHS; encoded by the coding sequence ATGACTGCGCCCACGAAACCCCCGCACCGCGACGCCGGCCCCACTCCCCTCCAGCACCCCCGCCCCCCGTCCCCCGCCACCGACGGCACCCCTCTCCACTCCCCCGTCATCGACTGGTTCGACGACCACGCCCGCGACCTCCCCTGGCGGCGCCCGGACGCCGGCCCCTGGGGCGTGATGGTCAGCGAGTTCATGCTCCAGCAGACGCCCGTGATCCGCGTACTGCCCGTCTACGAGCAGTGGCTCGCCCGCTGGCCCCGCCCCGCCGACCTCGCCGCCGCCCCCTCCGGCGAAGCCGTCCGCGCCTGGGGCCGGCTCGGCTACCCGCGCCGCGCCCTGCGCCTGCACGGCGCGGCTGTCGCCATAACGGAACGCCACGGTGGCGACGTACCCACCGAGCACGCCCAGCTGCTCGCCCTGCCCGGCATCGGCGAGTACACCGCCGCGGCCGTCGCCTCCTTCGCCTACGGCCAGCGCCACGCGGTACTGGACACGAACGTCCGCCGTGTCCTCGCCCGCGCCGTCACCGGCGTCCAGTACCCCCCGAACGCCACCACCGCCGCCGAACGCAAGCTCGCCCGCGCCCTGTTGCCGGACGACGAGTCCACGGCCGCCCGCTGGGCCGCGGCCTCGATGGAGCTCGGCGCGCTCGTCTGCACGGCCCGGAACGAGAGCTGCCACCGCTGTCCGATCGCCGCCCAGTGCGCCTGGCGGCTCGCCGGGAAGCCCGAGCACGAGGGTCCGGCCCGCCGCGGTCAGACGTACGCGGGCACTGATCGTCAGGTACGCGGCAAGCTGCTCGCCGTACTCCGGGAAGCCCACACACCCGTACCGCAGGCGGCGCTCGACGACGTGTGGCACGAGCCGGTCCAGCGCGCCCGGGCCCTCGACGGCCTCGTCTCCGACGGACTGGTCGAGCCCCTTCCGGGCGGGCTGTACCGCCTGCCGCACAGCTGA
- a CDS encoding BACON domain-containing protein — protein sequence MMSSSPDTPTRSTGTHRAHREARDRAAGRTLVQRPPARYEPYLDGLFTYCLSVLCDHDTATAALGDVLALAERRSPRGPESAGDRRAWLYALARWACLRKLAEAKQKRQSSHAAGRRAKRQASAAPVPRSGPGSADSAASAVPVSEETQEAHRRELAQLAWPEAAGTTPEQREALELAVRHKLAAHEVAAVLGLDPAAAGDLLASAACEVERTRAALAVVETGACPSVSRLTGDHQLVLSTALRRELVRHVDDCPRCRRTAERAVPGSWPGTSVTPAELPVLEAPRAALHVAMAHLPRARGAAAPRFDRRGFPMDPKDRAARRDRLRARAVTTTVVATVVAAPVLALWAAYRAPATGEGGPGDRSATASEAQRQDVLDGEAAGGGYENAGNAGNAGTGADSGLVRKDHGSPDVSVEVVSAVPGAKDSPGLLTVEASSDGDTTLITLTASGHTPVRWTASTGASWLYPSRSSGTLRPGESFTIKVYVDPLREPAGHWSARVSIAPASAVVSIEGYGTAPTPPDPTPVHPPAPGPPRPSTPPPDPTTSAPATPPPSDPPPSTSPDPEPTPTPTPTASTPADPGDSSPPVDSASPSPSTAS from the coding sequence GTGATGAGCAGTAGCCCGGACACCCCGACCCGCAGCACCGGCACACACCGGGCGCACCGTGAGGCGCGCGACCGGGCGGCGGGACGCACTCTGGTCCAGCGCCCGCCCGCGCGCTACGAGCCGTATCTGGACGGCCTGTTCACCTACTGCCTGTCCGTCCTGTGCGACCACGACACGGCCACCGCCGCCCTCGGCGACGTCCTCGCGCTCGCCGAGCGCCGCAGCCCGCGCGGCCCCGAGTCCGCCGGTGACCGCAGGGCCTGGCTGTACGCGCTGGCCCGCTGGGCCTGTCTGCGCAAACTGGCCGAGGCCAAGCAGAAACGTCAGAGCAGCCACGCGGCGGGCCGGCGCGCCAAACGGCAGGCGTCCGCCGCCCCCGTGCCCCGGTCCGGCCCCGGCTCCGCCGACTCCGCAGCCTCCGCGGTTCCCGTGTCCGAGGAGACCCAGGAAGCGCACCGGCGTGAACTGGCCCAGCTCGCCTGGCCGGAGGCCGCCGGCACCACCCCCGAGCAGCGCGAGGCACTCGAACTCGCCGTGCGCCACAAGCTCGCCGCCCACGAGGTCGCCGCCGTACTGGGCCTGGACCCCGCCGCCGCCGGAGACCTGCTCGCCTCCGCCGCCTGCGAGGTCGAACGCACCCGCGCGGCCCTCGCCGTCGTCGAGACCGGCGCCTGCCCGAGCGTCTCGCGCCTCACCGGCGACCACCAGCTGGTGCTCAGCACGGCCCTGCGCCGCGAACTGGTCCGGCATGTCGACGACTGCCCGCGGTGCCGCCGTACCGCCGAGCGGGCCGTCCCCGGCTCCTGGCCCGGCACCAGCGTCACGCCCGCCGAACTGCCCGTCCTGGAGGCGCCCCGCGCGGCCCTGCACGTCGCCATGGCGCACCTCCCGCGCGCGCGGGGAGCCGCCGCTCCGCGCTTCGACCGGCGCGGCTTCCCGATGGACCCCAAGGACCGTGCCGCCCGGAGGGACCGGCTGCGCGCGCGTGCCGTCACGACCACCGTCGTCGCCACCGTGGTCGCCGCGCCCGTGCTCGCCCTGTGGGCGGCCTACCGCGCTCCGGCGACCGGCGAGGGCGGCCCCGGGGACCGGTCGGCCACCGCGAGCGAGGCACAGCGCCAGGACGTCCTCGACGGCGAGGCGGCGGGCGGCGGTTACGAGAACGCGGGCAACGCCGGCAACGCGGGAACCGGCGCCGACAGCGGCCTCGTCAGGAAGGACCACGGCTCACCGGACGTCTCCGTGGAGGTCGTCAGCGCGGTCCCCGGCGCGAAGGACAGCCCGGGCCTGCTCACCGTGGAGGCGTCCAGCGACGGCGACACGACACTCATCACCCTCACCGCGTCCGGGCACACCCCGGTGCGCTGGACGGCGTCCACCGGGGCGTCCTGGCTGTATCCGAGCCGGTCCTCGGGAACCCTGCGGCCCGGCGAGTCGTTCACGATCAAGGTGTACGTCGACCCTCTGCGTGAGCCCGCCGGCCACTGGAGCGCGCGGGTGTCGATCGCACCGGCATCGGCCGTCGTCTCCATCGAGGGGTACGGCACCGCGCCCACACCCCCGGACCCGACCCCGGTGCACCCACCGGCCCCCGGCCCGCCCCGCCCGAGCACCCCGCCCCCGGACCCGACGACCTCGGCGCCCGCGACGCCGCCCCCCAGCGACCCGCCACCGTCCACGTCACCGGACCCGGAACCCACCCCCACCCCCACCCCGACGGCCTCGACCCCGGCCGACCCCGGAGACTCGTCGCCGCCCGTCGACAGCGCCTCCCCGAGCCCCTCGACGGCCTCCTGA
- the disA gene encoding DNA integrity scanning diadenylate cyclase DisA, with translation MAANDRAAAPGKYGGSSGADGLMRASLSAVAPGTALRDGLERILRGNTGGLIVLGSDKTVEAMCTGGFVLDVEFSATRLRELCKLDGGIVVSSDLSKILRAGVQLVPDPNIPTEETGTRHRTADRVSKQVSYSVISVSQSMRLIALYVDGQRRVLEDSAAILSRANQALATLERYKLRLDEVAGTLSALEIEDLVTVRDVSAVVQRLEMVRLIATEIAGYVLELGTDGRLLALQLEELIAGVEPERELVVRDYVPEPTAKRSRTVDEALAELDALSHAELLELSTVAKALGYTGSPETLDSAVSPRGFRLLAKVPRLPGAIIDRLVEHFGGLQKLLAASVDDLQTVDGVGEARARSVREGLSRLAESSILERYV, from the coding sequence GTGGCAGCCAACGACCGGGCAGCAGCTCCCGGAAAGTACGGTGGGAGCTCCGGTGCCGATGGCCTGATGCGCGCCTCACTGAGCGCCGTGGCACCCGGCACGGCGCTGCGCGACGGGCTTGAACGGATTCTCCGCGGCAACACCGGCGGACTCATCGTGCTGGGCTCCGACAAGACCGTCGAGGCGATGTGCACGGGCGGTTTCGTCCTGGACGTCGAGTTCTCGGCGACGCGGCTGCGCGAGCTGTGCAAGCTCGACGGCGGCATCGTGGTCTCCTCGGACCTGTCCAAGATCCTGCGGGCCGGCGTGCAGCTGGTCCCCGACCCGAACATCCCCACCGAGGAGACGGGCACCCGGCACCGCACCGCCGACCGCGTGTCGAAGCAGGTGAGCTACTCGGTCATCTCGGTGTCCCAGTCCATGAGACTCATCGCGCTGTACGTGGACGGCCAGCGCCGTGTCCTGGAGGACTCGGCCGCGATCCTGTCCCGCGCGAACCAGGCCCTGGCGACCCTGGAGCGCTACAAGCTCCGCCTCGACGAGGTCGCGGGCACGCTGTCCGCGCTGGAGATCGAGGACCTCGTGACGGTCCGGGACGTCTCCGCGGTGGTGCAGCGCCTGGAGATGGTCCGTCTCATCGCGACGGAGATCGCCGGTTACGTGCTCGAACTGGGCACCGACGGGCGGCTTCTGGCCCTCCAGCTGGAGGAGTTGATCGCGGGCGTGGAGCCGGAGCGCGAGCTGGTCGTCCGGGACTATGTCCCCGAGCCGACCGCCAAGCGCTCCCGCACCGTCGACGAGGCGCTCGCCGAACTCGACGCGCTCAGCCACGCCGAGCTGCTCGAACTCTCCACGGTGGCCAAGGCCCTGGGCTACACGGGCTCACCCGAGACGCTCGACTCGGCGGTCTCCCCCCGCGGCTTCCGCCTCCTGGCGAAGGTGCCGCGCCTGCCCGGCGCGATCATCGACCGCCTGGTGGAACACTTCGGCGGCCTGCAGAAGCTGCTGGCGGCGAGCGTCGACGACCTCCAGACGGTGGACGGGGTCGGCGAGGCGAGGGCACGCAGCGTGCGGGAAGGCCTGTCGCGGCTGGCGGAGTCGTCGATCCTGGAGCGGTACGTGTAG
- a CDS encoding SigE family RNA polymerase sigma factor, with product MAQQGEVLEFEEYVRTRQDALLRSARRLVPDPVDAQDLLQTALVRTYGRWDGIADKRLADAYLRRVMINTRTEWWRARKLEEVPTEQLPDACVDDSTEQHADRALLMDVMKVLAPKQRSVVVLRHWEQMSTEETAAALGMSAGTVKSTLHRALARLREELESRDLDARALEHEERERCAA from the coding sequence ATGGCGCAGCAGGGCGAGGTGCTCGAGTTCGAGGAGTACGTCCGCACACGGCAGGACGCGCTGTTGCGCAGCGCCCGTCGGCTGGTCCCGGACCCCGTCGACGCGCAGGACCTGCTCCAGACGGCGCTCGTGCGGACGTACGGCCGCTGGGACGGCATAGCGGACAAGCGGCTCGCGGACGCCTACCTCCGCCGGGTGATGATCAACACCCGGACGGAGTGGTGGCGGGCGCGCAAGCTGGAAGAGGTGCCCACCGAGCAGCTCCCGGACGCGTGCGTCGACGACTCCACCGAGCAGCACGCGGACCGCGCGCTTCTGATGGACGTCATGAAGGTTCTCGCACCCAAGCAGCGGAGTGTCGTCGTGCTGCGACACTGGGAGCAGATGTCCACGGAGGAGACGGCCGCCGCCCTCGGCATGTCGGCCGGAACGGTCAAGAGCACGCTGCACCGGGCGCTCGCCCGGCTCCGGGAGGAGCTGGAGTCCCGCGATCTGGACGCACGCGCGCTGGAGCATGAGGAGCGGGAGCGTTGCGCGGCCTAG
- the cseB gene encoding two-component system response regulator CseB, translated as MADQTHVLFVEDDDVIREATQLALERDGFAVTAMPDGLSGLEAFRADRPDIALLDVMVPGLDGVSLCRRIRDESTVPVIMLSARADSIDVVLGLEAGADDYVTKPFDGAVLVARIRAVLRRFGHASGPGAAASEDSGPVTGGVLVFGDLEIDTEGMEVRKEGRTVALTPTEMRLLLEFSSAPGTVLSRDKLLERVWDYGWGGDTRVVDVHVQRLRTKIGQDRIETVRGFGYKLKA; from the coding sequence ATGGCAGACCAGACCCACGTCCTCTTCGTCGAGGACGACGACGTCATCCGCGAGGCCACCCAACTCGCCCTGGAGCGGGACGGCTTCGCGGTCACCGCCATGCCCGACGGGCTGTCGGGCCTGGAGGCGTTCCGCGCCGACCGCCCCGACATCGCCCTCCTGGACGTCATGGTCCCGGGCCTCGACGGGGTCAGCCTGTGCCGCCGTATCCGCGACGAGTCCACCGTGCCGGTGATCATGCTGTCGGCGCGCGCCGACTCGATCGACGTGGTCCTGGGCCTGGAGGCGGGCGCCGACGACTACGTCACGAAGCCCTTCGACGGTGCTGTCCTGGTCGCCCGGATCCGCGCGGTCCTGCGCCGCTTCGGGCACGCGAGCGGCCCGGGCGCGGCTGCCTCGGAGGACAGCGGGCCCGTGACCGGCGGAGTGCTGGTCTTCGGGGACCTGGAGATCGACACCGAGGGCATGGAGGTCCGCAAGGAGGGCCGGACGGTGGCCCTGACACCCACCGAGATGCGGCTGCTGCTGGAGTTCTCGTCCGCGCCGGGCACGGTCCTGTCCCGCGACAAGCTCCTCGAACGCGTGTGGGACTACGGCTGGGGCGGTGACACCCGCGTCGTCGACGTCCATGTGCAGCGGCTGCGTACGAAGATCGGCCAGGACCGGATCGAGACGGTCCGCGGCTTCGGCTACAAGTTGAAGGCCTGA
- a CDS encoding sugar phosphate isomerase/epimerase family protein, producing the protein MAEPVVRIPDAKVALSTASVYPESTATAFEIAARLGYDGVEVMVWTDPVSQDIEALRRLSDYHRIPILAVHAPCLLITQRVWSTDPWTKLQRAQAAAEKLGATTVVVHPPFRWQRQYARDFVTGIWRMADETDVRFGVENMYPWRYRDREMLAYAPDWDVTKDDYRHFTIDLSHTATARSDAMAMVDLMGDRLGHVHLADGNGSNKDEHLVPGRGTQPCAELLERLAVTGFDGHVVIEVNTRRAMSGAEREADLAEALAFTRLHLASAVRAVPGGGPRP; encoded by the coding sequence GTGGCAGAACCAGTCGTACGCATCCCGGATGCGAAGGTCGCGCTGTCCACAGCCTCCGTGTACCCGGAGTCGACGGCGACGGCCTTCGAGATCGCCGCGCGTCTCGGCTACGACGGCGTCGAGGTCATGGTCTGGACGGACCCCGTCAGCCAGGACATCGAAGCGCTGCGCAGACTGAGCGACTACCACAGGATCCCCATCCTCGCCGTCCACGCCCCCTGCCTCCTCATCACCCAGCGCGTCTGGTCCACGGACCCCTGGACCAAGCTCCAGCGCGCCCAGGCGGCGGCGGAGAAGCTCGGCGCGACCACCGTCGTCGTACATCCGCCGTTCCGCTGGCAGCGCCAGTACGCGCGGGACTTCGTCACCGGCATCTGGCGCATGGCCGACGAGACGGACGTCCGGTTCGGCGTCGAGAACATGTACCCCTGGCGCTACCGCGACCGCGAGATGCTCGCGTACGCCCCCGACTGGGACGTCACGAAGGACGACTACCGGCACTTCACGATCGACCTCAGCCACACCGCGACGGCACGCAGCGACGCCATGGCGATGGTCGACCTCATGGGCGACCGCCTCGGCCACGTCCACCTCGCCGACGGCAACGGCTCCAACAAGGACGAGCACCTGGTCCCGGGTCGCGGTACGCAACCCTGCGCCGAGCTGCTCGAACGGCTCGCGGTCACCGGTTTCGACGGCCATGTCGTCATCGAGGTGAACACGCGCCGCGCGATGTCCGGCGCCGAGCGCGAGGCCGACCTCGCCGAGGCGCTCGCCTTCACCCGTCTCCACCTGGCCTCGGCCGTCAGAGCCGTCCCCGGCGGGGGACCGCGCCCGTGA